In Ananas comosus cultivar F153 linkage group 10, ASM154086v1, whole genome shotgun sequence, the following proteins share a genomic window:
- the LOC109716267 gene encoding UDP-glycosyltransferase 73C1-like, with protein sequence MTNQFAMNGLSDQKPHFVLVPLMAQGHMIPMIDLALLLAKRGVLVSLITTPFNASRIQTTINHAKECCLPIQFVELPFPGAELGLPDGCENLDVVPTMDLMVNFFQAIALLQKPLELYLKEHVSYPNCIISDFCHPWTNKVASNLQVPRLIFFSICCFTLLCDHNISKYKVYDDITDENEPFIVPGLTEKIKVTKAQAPGFFSAPGWEEFAKELREAEMAADGIVVNSFDGLEALHIESYQNAMGKKVWTVGPLFFYHKDASYTATRGDKATIDANRCLGWLDSMKPKSVVYVSFGSLTHVKPTQLMEIGLGLEASNQPFVWVIKNIEKSQAVDEWLSEGFEERVSARGLLIKGWAPQVMILSHPAVGGFITHCGWNSTIEGITTGIPMVTWPQFGDQFLNERLVVDVLNSGVPIGVKEPGMFGDDNRVPFVGRDDVEKAVSMLMDEGKEGQARKERAKILGKKAVEAMKEGGSSHANMTHMIEYFSINVEKSMAQVAL encoded by the coding sequence ATGACCAACCAATTTGCCATGAACGGTTTAAGCGATCAGAAGCCACACTTCGTTCTGGTCCCTTTGATGGCCCAGGGCCACATGATCCCCATGATTGACCTTGCGCTGCTGCTAGCTAAACGTGGCGTGCTGGTCAGTCTTATTACCACTCCTTTTAATGCATCTCGAATCCAAACCACCATCAACCATGCTAAAGAATGCTGCCTTCCTATCCAATTTGTTGAGCTCCCATTCCCAGGTGCAGAATTGGGACTACCTGATGGGTGTGAGAACCTTGATGTTGTGCCAACAATGGATCTCATGGTCAATTTTTTTCAAGCAATTGCACTTCTTCAAAAGCCATTGGAGTTATATTTAAAAGAGCATGTATCATACCCAAATTGCATTATATCAGACTTCTGCCACCCTTGGACCAATAAGGTAGCCAGCAATCTTCAGGTCCCTCGGCTTATATTCTTTAGTATCTGCTGCTTCACCCTCCTGTGCGATCACAACATTTCCAAGTACAAGGTCTATGATGATATCACTGATGAGAATGAGCCCTTCATTGTGCCAGGATTGACTGAAAAGATTAAGGTGACCAAAGCTCAAGCACCAGGGTTTTTTTCAGCACCTGGCTGGGAAGAGTTCGCCAAAGAGCTGCGAGAGGCTGAGATGGCGGCCGATGGAATAGTGGTGAATAGCTTTGATGGTTTGGAAGCTTTGCATATTGAAAGCTACCAAAATGCCATGGGTAAGAAGGTATGGACAGTTGGCCCACTTTTTTTTTACCACAAAGATGCCAGTTATACGGCCACAAGAGGAGACAAGGCAACCATTGATGCAAACAGATGTCTAGGTTGGCTTGATTCAATGAAACCTAAATCAGTTGTTTACGTAAGCTTTGGTAGTCTAACGCATGTCAAACCTACCCAACTTATGGAGATAGGGCTCGGATTGGAAGCCTCAAACCAGCCATTTGTTTGGGTGATCAAGAACATTGAAAAATCTCAAGCCGTAGACGAATGGCTATCAGAAGGGTTTGAAGAGCGGGTTAGTGCAAGAGGTCTTCTAATTAAAGGGTGGGCCCCGCAAGTGATGATCCTATCACATCCAGCGGTTGGGGGTTTCATTACTCACTGCGGGTGGAACTCGACAATTGAAGGCATCACTACTGGCATACCAATGGTGACATGGCCTCAATTTGGTGATCAGTTCCTGAACGAGAGGTTGGTTGTGGATGTTCTGAACAGTGGAGTACCTATCGGGGTTAAGGAGCCAGGCATGTTTGGAGACGACAATAGAGTACCTTTTGTTGGAAGGGATGATGTAGAGAAGGCTGTGAGCATGCTGATGGATGAAGGGAAGGAAGGGCAAGCGAGAAAAGAGAGAGCAAAGATTCTTGGAAAGAAGGCTGTGGAGGCTATGAAAGAAGGGGGTTCATCTCATGCGAACATGACTCACATGATCGAATATTTCTCCATAAATGTTGAGAAGAGCATGGCACAAGTAGCACTTTAG
- the LOC109716270 gene encoding caffeoylshikimate esterase-like — MGSSAPRYFWGDSPEEEEYYASQGVRNRQSYFESPHGRLFTQSFHPLDADADAVAGAVKGVVFMSHGYGSDSGWMFQKIAMAYASWGYAVYCADLLGHGRSDGLHGYVGDMEKVAAASLSFFLSVRRADAHARLPAFLFGESMGGAATLLMYLRSPPGTWTGLIFSAPLFVIPADMVPSRLRLFVFGLLFGAADTWQAMPENKVVAKAIKDPDRLRVIASNPRRYTGPPRVGTMRELVRVTAYLQERFGEVTAPFLTVHGTEDGCAAAEGSTMLYERAKSDDKSLILYEGMYHSLIQGEPEENSRRVLHDMRAWIDERVRRYGGQEAARD; from the coding sequence ATGGGATCGTCGGCGCCGCGATACTTCTGGGGCGATTCCCCCGAGGAGGAGGAGTACTACGCCTCGCAGGGCGTGCGGAATCGGCAGTCGTACTTCGAGTCCCCCCACGGGCGCCTCTTCACCCAGTCCTTCCACCCcctcgacgccgacgccgacgccgttGCGGGGGCGGTTAAGGGCGTGGTGTTCATGAGCCACGGCTACGGATCCGACTCCGGGTGGATGTTCCAGAAGATCGCCATGGCCTACGCCAGCTGGGGCTACGCCGTCTACTGCGCCGACCTCCTCGGCCACGGCCGGTCCGACGGCCTCCACGGCTACGTCGGCGACATGGAGAAGGTGgccgccgcctccctctccttcttcctctccgtGCGCCGCGCCGACGCCCACGCCCGCCTCCCGGCCTTCCTCTTCGGCGAGTCCATGGGCGGCGCCGCCACGCTCCTCATGTACCTCCGCTCCCCGCCGGGCACGTGGACGGGCCTGATCTTCTCGGCGCCGCTCTTCGTCATCCCCGCCGACATGGTGCCCTCGCGCCTCCGCCTCTTCGTCTTCGGCCTCCTCTTCGGGGCCGCCGACACGTGGCAGGCGATGCCGGAGAACAAGGTCGTGGCGAAGGCGATCAAGGACCCGGACCGCCTCCGCGTGATCGCGTCGAACCCGCGGCGGTACACGGGGCCGCCGCGCGTGGGGACGATGCGGGAGCTGGTGAGGGTGACGGCGTACCTGCAGGAGAGGTTCGGCGAGGTGACGGCGCCGTTTCTGACGGTGCACGGGACGGAGGACGGGTGCGCCGCGGCGGAGGGGTCGACGATGCTGTACGAGAGGGCGAAGAGCGACGACAAGAGCCTGATCCTGTACGAGGGGATGTACCACTCGCTCATACAGGGGGAGCCCGAGGAGAACAGCCGCCGCGTGCTCCACGACATGCGCGCCTGGATCGACGAGCGCGTCCGCCGCTACGGAGGACAAGAAGCAGCTCGTGATTGA